One uncultured Desulfovibrio sp. genomic window, CAGCGCGCCCACTACGGCCCCTGCAAGCAGGCCCAGCAGCGGTGCAAGAACAAGCGCACCCACAAACCAGTCGAATATGCGCTGTGGAGCTTCATAGCCGAGGGTCTGCACAGAAAATTCCGTCAGCCATCTGCCATTGCGCAGCCTGTAACCAAGCAAAACCCCAAGGCCCGGCACAAATGGGGGCCACGTGAGCGGGATCATTGCCAGAGCGCAGAGCCTGTTCAGCCGCAGCCAGCCAATGCACAGCAGGAGCAGAATACTCTGTAAACCCGGCAAGGGCAGTGTGGAAACAGCTATGGCAACTGCCGCCGAGCGCCCCAATTGCCACGGCGTGGCTCTGTCCGCAAGCAGACGGCGCAGGGAATCCATAGGGCGCAGCAGAGAAATGCGGCCCTGTCCGTCCACGCTGTGCTGGCGAAAGGGCACAGGCACCAGGGCGCGGATAGTCAGCCGCGTGTTCAGCAGAGAAATACGGATATTGTCCTTGAGCGCCTTGAAATGCGAAACGCGCTCTTCCCTCGGCGGATAATACACCCGAATGCCAATTTCGCGCACGTCAAATCCGGCCCATGCGGCGCGCACCAGCACTTCAACCTCAAAGGCGTAGCCCGGTTCCGTGAATTTCAGGCAGTCCAGCACACGCAAGGGATAAGCGCGGAACCCGCTCTGCATGTCGCGCACCCGCTCCCCTGTCTGCACACGCATCCAGAAGGCGGAAAACGCCCTGCCGAAACGGGACGAGCCAGGCACGTGCGGCACGTTGAAATCGCGGCAGCCCACAATAATTGCGCCGGGGTGCTGCGCAATGGCCTGCAAAAAAAGGGGGATGTCTTCCGGGTAGTGCTGTCCGTCGGCATCCAGCGTAATCATGTGCGTTGCGCCAAGCCGTGCGGCCTCAGCCGCGCCAGCCAGCAGGGCCGCGCCCTTGCCGCCGTTGCGGGGCAGGCGCACAAGCGTGATGGGCAGGCCCTCCAGGCTATCAGCACTGCCGTCTGTGGAGCCGTCGTCCACCACGATGATCGTGCCGCACTGGTTCAGGGCCCGCTGCACCACATCGCGCAGGCCTTCACGGTGGTTGTACACCGGAATGACCACGGCAATTACTGGCGGCATACGACCTTGCCCTGCCGCCACTGCGCGCAGAATTCGCGGTAAAAGGCTGGCGGCTCCATGAGCAGGTTGCCGTTCAGATCAAGCATAAGCTGAGTTGTACTGGCTGTGGTGGTCACAAGGCCTGCCGCGTCTTCAATGCGGTATTCAAAATCCAGCACTGCAGCCTCATTCCAGAACAGCTCCGCGTGGATGGTGTATGTCTGGCCGTACAGCAGCGGATGGTGAAAATCCAGATGAAAGAGCTTGAGCGGCACCACAACGCCATTATCACGAAAATCCAGATAGCTGATGCCATAGGCACGGCCCATGGCCTCCCGGCCATCCTCAAGCCAGCTGGCATAGCGGCCATGCCACATAAAACGCACGGCATCCACCTCTTCAAAGCGCACCGTGCGCTGGACGCTGACGCAGAGAGAAGGTACCTCCGGCGCGCTACGGCGGCGGGGACGTGAAGCGCGGTGCAGGCTCATAGCGCTGGCACCTCCACCTGTATGCGGGCTGCCAGCGTTTCGCCGCTATGCAGGGTGCATTCCCAGCGCCCCTCACGACGTCCCTTGCTCAGGGTCAGCAAAATATCCACATCCGGCCCAAGCGGCGCAAGAAATTTGGCCTGCGGCACACATGCCAGATCCGCGGATTGCCCCATTGCTTCAAGTGCAACCTGAGCCATGAGCACCTGAACGACAGCGGGCAGCACAGGATGCCCCGGAAAATGCCCGGCGAACACTGCACTGTCCGCCGCAAAACAAAAGCTCTGCCGCCACGCGCCCTGCTCGGGCGAATGTTCCAACTGGCTGACCGCATGTAGCACGGCACGACGCATCACGCTCATAAATGCGAAATCTCCACAAAATACATATCCATGGTCATTCCGTCCTGCTCACTGTACACGCCATTCAAGCCATCCGCTGTCGGGCTGAACCGAGCCTTCCAGCCTTTGCCCTCAAGGTTCGGCTGCACAGCATCCTGACCGAGAGCAGGCAATATTCTGTATACGGCCACGCCAGTACGGAACAACAGGCTGGTTGCCTCCCTGCCCATACCTTCCGCCGTGGTGCATTGCATTTTTACAGACTGCGCACTTGTTGCGCCTTTAAGCCCACTGTCTGGCTCAACATCGGCGCTGTACGTGCATACGCCCAGAGTTCTGCCATGTGGAAGGATAAGCGCCAGACTCCCGCCGGATTCAGTCATTTGCACTTCGCCCTGCACTGGTGCCTTCTGCCCGGCAATAGTCAGCCGCGCGCCAAACTGCGCCACCAGAGAACCGCTCTGCTGGCTTGCCTGAAGCGGCGGCAACAGCACGGCGCGCTTTTGCGCGCCGCAAGCGGCAACAAGCCCCAAAATCAGCAGCAAGCCTGCGTATCGTAGGGCCTTCATGCCTGTTTTCCTTGCACCCGGCAGAGTCTGGGCAAAAGCCACAAGGCCACAGGAACCTCCACAATCAAACCCCAGAAAATTACTTCACCCATAGCTTTAAGGGCCGGGTGTTGCGCAAGAGCCAGAAGGCCCATACCTGTGAATGTGGTGAGTGAAGACACAACAACCGCCCGCTCCACACCCATTTTCACCCCGCTGACAAGGTCATGCGTGACCACAATACCGTGATCCGCCGCAAGGCCCAGCACCAGCGGCATTGCCGCCATGCCTGCCAATGTCAGGGGGTGGCTGGTAATGGACATCCACGCAAGTATACAAGCAACGGAACACAACGGTGGCAAAGATGCAAGCAAGGTTCGCCGCGCATCGCGAAAGTATAAAAACAGAAGAGCCAGACAGGCCATCCAGGCCAGAGGCACAAGCCGTTTTTCCATATCAAGCTGCTGCAACAGCGTAGTTTCAAGTTCGCCGGGGGCCAGCGCCATTGTCTGCGCGGCGAGGACAGGTTCCAGACGGCTCACATCCGCCTTTTTGCTGGTAAAGAGCAAAAGCCGAGCTGTGTGGTCATCAGCTTGCGGCGCATGCAAAAATATATCGACCATCTCGCCAAGGCCTGCGGCGCGTAGCACTGCCGGGTCAAAGTCCGCCACCGGGCGTTCAAGCAGCTCCACAAAGGGGGTAAAGGCTTCAGCGGTGAATCCGTAACGCTGCGCTGCGGTTGTCAAAAGGGCCTGAACACGCGGCCCCTCCATTTTTGCAAAGGCTTCCCACCGTTGCACGTTGGCCTGAGTCTGCTCTGGCGAAGGCCACACATCGGTAAGGGTGCCGATCTTGTTTTCCGGTTCAAGAACGCGCAGGGCCTGCGCTACAGCACGGCCATTGGCAAGGGCCGCATCCGTTGTCGGCCCTTCAACCACGAGGATGTTACTGTCGCGCGATCCCCAAATGGCTTTAAGCTTCTCGCCGTCCTGCTGCAATTGCGCCATGTCCGCCCCCATGGTGCGGGGTGAAACATCCACCCGTACGATGGAAAACAAGGCGTAGCACAACAGCAACAATCCAAAAACACACGCAAAGACACGTAGGGGCACTGGCTGACGCGGCGCTGTATTTTCTTTGCGCACAGGCAGGGGCGGCGTATTGAACCAGGGGCAC contains:
- a CDS encoding DUF2062 domain-containing protein, giving the protein MPPVIAVVIPVYNHREGLRDVVQRALNQCGTIIVVDDGSTDGSADSLEGLPITLVRLPRNGGKGAALLAGAAEAARLGATHMITLDADGQHYPEDIPLFLQAIAQHPGAIIVGCRDFNVPHVPGSSRFGRAFSAFWMRVQTGERVRDMQSGFRAYPLRVLDCLKFTEPGYAFEVEVLVRAAWAGFDVREIGIRVYYPPREERVSHFKALKDNIRISLLNTRLTIRALVPVPFRQHSVDGQGRISLLRPMDSLRRLLADRATPWQLGRSAAVAIAVSTLPLPGLQSILLLLCIGWLRLNRLCALAMIPLTWPPFVPGLGVLLGYRLRNGRWLTEFSVQTLGYEAPQRIFDWFVGALVLAPLLGLLAGAVVGALAYLAARGMTRMRQGGGKGSDLAD
- a CDS encoding thioesterase family protein, producing the protein MSLHRASRPRRRSAPEVPSLCVSVQRTVRFEEVDAVRFMWHGRYASWLEDGREAMGRAYGISYLDFRDNGVVVPLKLFHLDFHHPLLYGQTYTIHAELFWNEAAVLDFEYRIEDAAGLVTTTASTTQLMLDLNGNLLMEPPAFYREFCAQWRQGKVVCRQ